From Thunnus maccoyii chromosome 21, fThuMac1.1, whole genome shotgun sequence, the proteins below share one genomic window:
- the LOC121888169 gene encoding OTU domain-containing protein 1 gives MQLYNSVLTHYPRSSRKVTITLSTGSERLNGTTASPPQADKAGLTQADTTPTTNGNPVRETASSANMPAFSCYEASSMRPIYFTSTAEILIRRPDGVERSLPVHIMRESKSKPPSPNSHDGESIICNDSDVLVDLMDGLRNETDELFPDCPELVGNHVLISNNICGPRVEEYKRVVGNSSEDGTVAMTNAPFRSNGWASIHEEEPIPSGAAQLENLIKEDFSDLSSGNAATQSDKRRAFELSVLQESPPQRGPERADINDKVTRYLAEVEKQNKYLQDRHKYRYHIIPDGNCLYRAVCKATFGDQARHGELREQTVHHIADHLDEFNPIIEGDVGEFLINAAQDGAWAGYPELLAMSQMLSVNIHLTTGGSLESPTVSTMVHYLGEEDVSKPAIWLSWLSNGHYDVLLDKSLPNPEYEDWCRHSQMQRKRDEELAKSMAASLSKMYIEKNGCV, from the coding sequence ATGCAGCTGTACAACAGTGTGCTCACACACTATCCGAGGTCGTCCCGCAAAGTTACGATAACTTTATCGACCGGATCTGAGCGTTTGAACGGGACAACAGCGAGTCCCCCGCAGGCTGATAAAGCAGGACTTACACAAGCAGACACAACTCCAACGACAAACGGGAATCCAGTGAGAGAGACTGCTTCTTCCGCAAACATGCCTGCCTTTTCATGTTACGAAGCTTCATCAATGAGGCCAATTTACTTCACGTCGACTGCTGAGATACTAATACGCAGACCCGATGGAGTGGAGAGGTCACTTCCTGTCCATATCATGAGGGAGTCCAAATCCAAACCACCGTCCCCAAATTCTCATGATGGTGAAAGTATCATCTGTAATGACTCTGATGTGTTAGTGGACTTGATGGATGGGCTGAGAAATGAGACAGATGAGCTTTTCCCTGACTGCCCAGAGCTGGTTGGAAACCATGTTTTGATCAGTAACAACATCTGTGGACCCAGAGTAGAAGAATATAAAAGAGTGGTGGGAAATTCAAGTGAAGATGGAACAGTTGCGATGACAAATGCCCCCTTCAGAAGCAATGGATGGGCCTCAATACATGAAGAGGAGCCAATCCCCTCTGGGGCAGCTCAGCTTGAAAACCTCATAAAGGAAGATTTTAGTGATCTGAGCAGTGGCAACGCAGCTACACAGTCAGATAAAAGAAGGGCCTTTGAGCTCAGTGTCCTGCAGGAGTCTCCTCCACAGAGAGGCCCAGAGAGAGCGGATATCAACGATAAAGTCACACGGTACCTGGCTGAAgtagagaaacaaaacaagtacCTCCAGGACAGGCACAAATACAGGTACCACATCATTCCAGACGGCAACTGTCTGTACAGAGCTGTGTGCAAAGCCACGTTCGGGGACCAGGCGAGGCACGGGGAGCTGAGGGAGCAGACGGTGCACCACATCGCTGACCACTTGGATGAGTTCAACCCAATCATTGAAGGGGATGTAGGGGAGTTCCTAATCAACGCAGCGCAGGATGGTGCCTGGGCCGGATACCCCGAGCTTCTAGCCATGAGCCAGATGCTGAGCGTCAACATCCACCTTACAACAGGGGGGAGCTTGGAGAGCCCCACCGTCTCCACAATGGTGCACTATCTCGGGGAGGAGGACGTCTCCAAACCGGCTATCTGGTTGAGTTGGCTCAGCAATGGTCACTATGACGTCCTCCTGGATAAGAGTCTCCCCAATCCGGAGTATGAAGACTGGTGCAGACACTCACAGATGCAAAGGAAACGGGATGAGGAACTGGCAAAGTCAATGGCGGCCTCTTTATCCAAAAtgtacattgaaaaaaatggttgtgtgtga